The Cydia pomonella isolate Wapato2018A chromosome 17, ilCydPomo1, whole genome shotgun sequence genome includes a window with the following:
- the LOC133527209 gene encoding uncharacterized protein LOC133527209: protein MDPQASSHTKSDNNTITTWCCQCWLSTTTSGGGGCDGGCSSSTSQSSPGPQPMATAKALLKQDDGDKGKTNCLESASESDTSDEMKSFYQGCKSKWIKAFQNNTLINRWRLPMPFHTFRAEVARLLKRLYIEGHHDDCHIYPLIVMWDDLNDDVEEIVGDAQINYQDWIALLGGVTAELFSRVVFNTKSFNYLINVIFCVLGPNIIASGDYECEPKCKNARTY from the exons ATGGATCCGCAAGCTTCATCACATACCAAAT CCGACAACAATACCATCACCACTTGGTGCTGCCAGTGCTGGTTGTCCACCACCacaagcggcggcggcggctgtgaCGGTGGCTGTAGCAGCTCCACTTCGCAATCGTCACCCGGACCACAACCGATGGCAACAGCAAAGGCACTGTTAAAACAAGACGATGGGGACAAGGGAAAAACAAACTGCCTAGAGAGCGCTTCTGAGAGCGATACGAGCgatgaaatgaaatctttttatcaAGGATGTAAAAGCAAGTGGATAAAAGCGTTCCAGAACAATACTCTGATTAATAGATGGCGCCTCCCCATGCCATTTCACACATTTAGAGCGGAAGTAGCGAGATTGTTAAAACGATTGTATATCGAAGGTCACCATGACGATTGTCATATTTACCCGTTAATTGTAATGTGGGACGATTTAAACGATGACGTAGAAGAGATAGTGGGAGATGCTCAAATCAACTATCAAGACTGGATTGCGTTATTAGGTGGCGTTACAGCGGAACTATTTTCACGCGTGGTGTTCAATactaaatcttttaattatttaatcaatgtaatattttgtgtgcTAGGTCCAAACATAATAGCTTCCGGTGATTATGAATGTGAACCTAAATGTAAGAATGCTCGTACATATTAA
- the LOC133526840 gene encoding uncharacterized protein LOC133526840 isoform X1: MNTNTYKLYKDPKTCFIPTCSKTDLKNPDLKFFTVRKELKQRWCQLVGRNCPNRALFCCADHLNFEEDLENYGQWISGAKPRLKINAILKNFSKKPLSAINKNIEDLNRPSTSSAADNAGMQVSDSIDAAIQCDKRIGVSNKFVLAQPKTQTIATQFRGRKIKESVMPSRMMQLPNTEKSPNQSPSLFGTSNFDSSSSAQQEDIEKRGREHLLKIITNKPKMFLGLPKSFWWIINFIAQECSCLAFHIIICLFKLKNNDSFARMSEEFQMARSTIRLVFEKNVVVLSTYFQNCIYLPPLSEKKKNYH, encoded by the exons ATGAATACAAACACTTATAAACTATATAAAGATCCTAAAACATGCTTTATACCAACGTGCTCCAAGACTGATCTGAAAAACCCGGATTTGAAGTTTTTTACTGTAAGAAAAGAGCTGAAACAACGTTGGTGTCAATTGGTTGGCAGGAACTGTCCAAACCGAGCACTGTTTTGCTGTGCGGACCACTTAAAT tttgaAGAAGATTTGGAAAATTATGGACAATGGATCTCTGGTGCAAAGCCAAGACTAAAAATAAATGCCATACttaagaatttttcaaaaaaaccaTTGAGTGCAATCAATAAGAATATTGAAGATCTTAATCGGCCATCAACTTCAAGTGCTGCTGACAATGCTGGCATGCAGGTCTCTGACAGT ATAGATGCAGCTATACAGTGTGATAAAAGAATAGGTGTTTCAAACAAGTTTGTTTTGGCCCAGCCGAAGACTCAAACCATAGCTACTCAATTCCGTGGgcgaaaaataaaagaaagtgtGATGCCATCACGAATGATGCAACTACCGAACACTGAGAAGAGTCCCAATCAATCACCATCCTTGTTTGGGACATCCAACTTCGACTCGTCTTCGAGTGCTCAACAAGAGGATATTGAAAAACGTGGCAGGGAGCACCTACTAAAAATTATTACTAACAAACCCAAAATGTTTTTAGGTCTGCCAAAAAGCTTTTGGTGGATTATTAATTTCATTGCCCAGGAGTGCTCTTGTTTGGCATTTCATATTATCATATgtctatttaaattaaaaaacaatgacTCTTTTGCTAGGATGAGTGAAGAATTTCAAATGGCCAGGTCAACCATACGTTTAGTGTTTGAAAAGAACGTCGTAGTTTTGTCCACATactttcaaaattgtatatatttaccaccactatcagaaaaaaaaaaaaattaccattag
- the LOC133527097 gene encoding uncharacterized protein LOC133527097, translated as MVHLEEANESIIDTSCDCAAGAGGCKHTVVVLHWLQKRSAEPSPTSIQCYWTKPSLKRALDKPLMCKDLAKGEVAERGPKDPLVLKRLRQEATKHGCGKSLLMVYDPERPMKMNSKYCIFDMMVDFLEKESRPTFNKFKIFSNAIMLENKEKIMKDTVGQVNSKQWHSIRQGRITGSKIYEIAHCKTPHGSLVEEILGGCKAPETKSMKRGKILEKRVLNKVKTDINKEIEECGFLIIDGIFGASPDGIGDDFVVEIKCPISEKTKKNYIKNGQIANKFMGQVQLEMLAAGKNKCLLCVADPKFESNSLIETIVVNFDKNYIDNLMRDAEKFWDENVYPVILKSASTA; from the exons ATGGTCCATTTAGAAGAGGCAAATGAATCAATTATAGATACTTCATGTGACTGTGCAGCGGGGGCTG GTGGGTGTAAACATACTGTTGTAGTATTACATTGGCTACAAAAACGAAGTGCTGAACCTTCACCAACCAGTATCCAATGTTACTGGACGAAACCCAGCCTCAAACGGGCTCTAGACAAACCATTAATGTGTAAAGATTTGGCAAAAGGAGAAGTCGCCGAAAGGGGGCCAAAGGACCCTTTGGTACTGAAAAGACTACGACAAGAAGCAACCAAACATGGTTGTGGTAAAAGCCTGCTCATGGTATATGATCCTGAAAGACCGATGAAAATGAActcaaaatattgtatttttgacATGATGGTGGATTTTTTAGAAAAGGAAAGTAGGCCaacttttaacaaatttaaaatatttagcaaTGCAATAATgctagaaaataaagaaaaaatcatgAAAGACACTGTAGGCCAAGTGAACTCAAAGCAGTGGCATTCAATTCGACAAGGCCGAATTACAGGAtcaaaaatttatgaaattgcTCATTGCAAAACACCCCATGGCAGTCTTGTTGAAGAAATACTAGGAGGGTGCAAAGCACCAGAAACAAAGTCCATGAAAAGGGGTAAAATCCTAGAAAAACGAGTACTGAATAAAGTAAAGActgatataaataaagaaatagaaGAATGTGGATTTTTGATTATAGATGGAATTTTTGGAGCATCACCTGATGGCATTGGCGATGACTTTGTGGTCGAAATTAAGTGTCCCatttcggagaaaactaaaaaaaattatataaagaatGGGCAAATTGCGAATAAGTTTATGGGCCAAGTGCAATTAGAGATGCTAGCGGCTGGCAAAAATAAGTGTTTGTTGTGTGTGGCGGACCCGAAATTTGAAAGCAACAGCTTAATTGAGACAATTgttgttaattttgataaaaattatatagataATTTGATGAGAGACGCAGAGAAATTTTGGGATGAGAATGTGTATcctgtaattttaaaaagtgcaTCTACAGCATGA
- the LOC133526840 gene encoding uncharacterized protein LOC133526840 isoform X2 — MNTNTYKLYKDPKTCFIPTCSKTDLKNPDLKFFTVRKELKQRWCQLVGRNCPNRALFCCADHLNFEEDLENYGQWISGAKPRLKINAILKNFSKKPLSAINKNIEDLNRPSTSSAADNAGMQIDAAIQCDKRIGVSNKFVLAQPKTQTIATQFRGRKIKESVMPSRMMQLPNTEKSPNQSPSLFGTSNFDSSSSAQQEDIEKRGREHLLKIITNKPKMFLGLPKSFWWIINFIAQECSCLAFHIIICLFKLKNNDSFARMSEEFQMARSTIRLVFEKNVVVLSTYFQNCIYLPPLSEKKKNYH, encoded by the exons ATGAATACAAACACTTATAAACTATATAAAGATCCTAAAACATGCTTTATACCAACGTGCTCCAAGACTGATCTGAAAAACCCGGATTTGAAGTTTTTTACTGTAAGAAAAGAGCTGAAACAACGTTGGTGTCAATTGGTTGGCAGGAACTGTCCAAACCGAGCACTGTTTTGCTGTGCGGACCACTTAAAT tttgaAGAAGATTTGGAAAATTATGGACAATGGATCTCTGGTGCAAAGCCAAGACTAAAAATAAATGCCATACttaagaatttttcaaaaaaaccaTTGAGTGCAATCAATAAGAATATTGAAGATCTTAATCGGCCATCAACTTCAAGTGCTGCTGACAATGCTGGCATGCAG ATAGATGCAGCTATACAGTGTGATAAAAGAATAGGTGTTTCAAACAAGTTTGTTTTGGCCCAGCCGAAGACTCAAACCATAGCTACTCAATTCCGTGGgcgaaaaataaaagaaagtgtGATGCCATCACGAATGATGCAACTACCGAACACTGAGAAGAGTCCCAATCAATCACCATCCTTGTTTGGGACATCCAACTTCGACTCGTCTTCGAGTGCTCAACAAGAGGATATTGAAAAACGTGGCAGGGAGCACCTACTAAAAATTATTACTAACAAACCCAAAATGTTTTTAGGTCTGCCAAAAAGCTTTTGGTGGATTATTAATTTCATTGCCCAGGAGTGCTCTTGTTTGGCATTTCATATTATCATATgtctatttaaattaaaaaacaatgacTCTTTTGCTAGGATGAGTGAAGAATTTCAAATGGCCAGGTCAACCATACGTTTAGTGTTTGAAAAGAACGTCGTAGTTTTGTCCACATactttcaaaattgtatatatttaccaccactatcagaaaaaaaaaaaaattaccattag